A genomic stretch from Mastacembelus armatus chromosome 7, fMasArm1.2, whole genome shotgun sequence includes:
- the csf1b gene encoding macrophage colony-stimulating factor 1b isoform X2 yields the protein MTILVLTLIQSKAKLQVKCLCVLMFLSFPLTMAEIPGPCRHSITREHLLTARHLMDNQLRSGCSITYTFIERRSLSKCCFVKAALPWILELLTTHFKYHRGSVNDGYVQSLRALILNIYSQKCVPQINEEFEDKPESFEMLYRGSPLEALQKASEVLSIYWELVTTSNAPVDWRCQHEYTETFGSTTELFTESTIQYYTDSYDSKSVTASQRRPVKDLYKLGFIITSICGGLLFIFTLYCLITQKKTHRSSTSSRDLQDIEMESQ from the exons ATGACCATCCTTGTGTTAACCCTGATTCAGAGCAAAGCTAAG TTGCAGgtcaagtgtctgtgtgtgcttatgtTCCTGAGCTTCCCTCTGACTATGGCTGAGATCCCTGGTCCATGCAGACACTCTATCACTAGGGAGCACCTGCTGACAGCCAGGCATCTG ATGGATAACCAGTTGAGAAGTGGTTGCTCAATAACATACACATTCATAGAGCGGAGAAGTTTg AGCAAATGTTGCTTTGTAAAAGCTGCTTTACCCTGGATCTTGGAGCTCCTCACAACCCATTTCAAATATCATCGGGGGTCAGTCAATGATGGCTATGTTCAGTCCCTAAGAGCGCTCATTCTCAACATCTACTCTCAGAAATGCGTACCACAGATTAACGAAGAGTTtgag GATAAGCCAGAAAGTTTTGAGATGCTCTACAGAGGGTCTCCTTTGGAGGCGCTGCAGAAGGCCTCAGAGGTTCTGTCCATTTACTGGGAGCTGGTGACAACAAGCAATGCACCAGTAGACTGGAGATGCCAGCATGAATACACTGAAACCTTTGGCTCTACTACAGAGCTATTCACAGAGTCGACCATACAATATTACACAG ACAGTTATGATAGTAAGTCAGTGACGGCCTCTCAGAGAAGACCAGTCAAAGACCTGTACAAGCTTGGCTTTATCATCACCTCCATTTGTGGAGGACTGCTGTTCATATTTACTCTCTACTGTCTCATTACACAAAAG aaaactcacAGATCATCCACAAGCTCAAG AGACCTGCAGGACATAGAGATGGAATCACAATAA
- the fmodb gene encoding fibromodulin isoform X1 encodes MQTVVRLLIIGIVHLSSSQGYSHFQWLSHLRGRRWHIGWQAEDVDCPLECDCPSAYPTAMYCHSRNLQHVPFVPSHIKYVYLQSNQITGIQHGVFDNATSLVWVVLFHNQLKSDKIGLNVFSKLKSLDRLFLDHNELTQVPPNLPKSITDLRLGHNKISKILPNTFEGMLNLTTLQLQANAIEDAGGVFKGLKSLTMLDMRKNQLRKFPDNLPERLQQLYLEFNNIESVPANFFNMHPKLQFLRLAQNKLTDKGLPASVFNVSRLVELDLSFNKLEKIPVVSRDLENLYLQANKIKEFSLSSFCSTIDMTNYSKLRMLRLDANEITAKDIPAEAAYCLRHLAYIDL; translated from the exons ATGCAGACAGTGGTGCGCCTCCTCATAATAGGAATAGTGCATCTGAGCAGCAGCCAAGGTTACAGCCATTTCCAGTGGTTGTCCCATCTGCGTGGGCGGCGGTGGCACATTGGCTGGCAGGCTGAAGATGTGGACTGCCCTCTAGAGTGTGACTGCCCCTCAGCCTACCCTACAGCTATGTATTGTCACAGCCGCAACCTTCAGCATGTTCCCTTTGTCCCTTCACATATTAAGTATGTCTACCTGCAGAGTAACCAGATCACAGGTATCCAGCATGGAGTGTTTGATAATGCTACCAGCTTGGTCTGGGTTGTACTGTTTCACAACCAGCTCAAGTCAGACAAGATTGGCCTGAATGTCTTCAGTAAACTTAAGAGCCTGGACCGGCTCTTCTTGGATCACAATGAGCTTACTCAGGTGCCTCCCAATTTGCCCAAATCTATCACAGACCTGCGACTTGGTCATAACAAGATCTCAAAAATTCTCCCTAACACATTCGAGGGGATGCTCAACCTTACCACCCTTCAGCTCCAAGCAAATGCCATAGAGGATGCTGGAGGTGTGTTCAAGGGACTGAAGTCTCTGACCATGCTGGATATGAGAAAAAACCAGCTGAGGAAATTCCCTGATAACCTCCCTgagaggctgcagcagctctaCCTGGAGTTTAACAACATAGAGAGTGTGCCAGCAAACTTTTTCAACATGCATCCCAAACTGCAGTTTCTCAGGTTGGCTCAGAACAAGCTGACTGATAAAGGACTTCCAGCCAGTGTTTTCAATGTCAGCAGGCTGGTAGAACTTGACCTGTCCTTCAATAAACTGGAGAAGATCCCTGTTGTCAGTAGGGACCTGGAAAACCTTTATTTGCAAGCCAATAAGATCAAAG AGTTCTCCCTGAGTAGTTTCTGCAGTACAATAGACATGACCAACTACTCCAAGCTGAGAATGCTGCGTCTGGATGCCAATGAGATCACTGCCAAAGACATTCCTGCTGAAGCTGCCTACTGTTTGCGGCATCTTGCCTATATTGATCTGTAG
- the fmodb gene encoding fibromodulin isoform X2, which produces MKGWVLVRLLIIGIVHLSSSQGYSHFQWLSHLRGRRWHIGWQAEDVDCPLECDCPSAYPTAMYCHSRNLQHVPFVPSHIKYVYLQSNQITGIQHGVFDNATSLVWVVLFHNQLKSDKIGLNVFSKLKSLDRLFLDHNELTQVPPNLPKSITDLRLGHNKISKILPNTFEGMLNLTTLQLQANAIEDAGGVFKGLKSLTMLDMRKNQLRKFPDNLPERLQQLYLEFNNIESVPANFFNMHPKLQFLRLAQNKLTDKGLPASVFNVSRLVELDLSFNKLEKIPVVSRDLENLYLQANKIKEFSLSSFCSTIDMTNYSKLRMLRLDANEITAKDIPAEAAYCLRHLAYIDL; this is translated from the exons TGGTGCGCCTCCTCATAATAGGAATAGTGCATCTGAGCAGCAGCCAAGGTTACAGCCATTTCCAGTGGTTGTCCCATCTGCGTGGGCGGCGGTGGCACATTGGCTGGCAGGCTGAAGATGTGGACTGCCCTCTAGAGTGTGACTGCCCCTCAGCCTACCCTACAGCTATGTATTGTCACAGCCGCAACCTTCAGCATGTTCCCTTTGTCCCTTCACATATTAAGTATGTCTACCTGCAGAGTAACCAGATCACAGGTATCCAGCATGGAGTGTTTGATAATGCTACCAGCTTGGTCTGGGTTGTACTGTTTCACAACCAGCTCAAGTCAGACAAGATTGGCCTGAATGTCTTCAGTAAACTTAAGAGCCTGGACCGGCTCTTCTTGGATCACAATGAGCTTACTCAGGTGCCTCCCAATTTGCCCAAATCTATCACAGACCTGCGACTTGGTCATAACAAGATCTCAAAAATTCTCCCTAACACATTCGAGGGGATGCTCAACCTTACCACCCTTCAGCTCCAAGCAAATGCCATAGAGGATGCTGGAGGTGTGTTCAAGGGACTGAAGTCTCTGACCATGCTGGATATGAGAAAAAACCAGCTGAGGAAATTCCCTGATAACCTCCCTgagaggctgcagcagctctaCCTGGAGTTTAACAACATAGAGAGTGTGCCAGCAAACTTTTTCAACATGCATCCCAAACTGCAGTTTCTCAGGTTGGCTCAGAACAAGCTGACTGATAAAGGACTTCCAGCCAGTGTTTTCAATGTCAGCAGGCTGGTAGAACTTGACCTGTCCTTCAATAAACTGGAGAAGATCCCTGTTGTCAGTAGGGACCTGGAAAACCTTTATTTGCAAGCCAATAAGATCAAAG AGTTCTCCCTGAGTAGTTTCTGCAGTACAATAGACATGACCAACTACTCCAAGCTGAGAATGCTGCGTCTGGATGCCAATGAGATCACTGCCAAAGACATTCCTGCTGAAGCTGCCTACTGTTTGCGGCATCTTGCCTATATTGATCTGTAG
- the ren gene encoding renin encodes MAMNYWMCVILLLTVTTSHALRRITLKKMPSIRETVRDMGVSAEQVLTDLNNRTIPTPLTNYLDTQYFGEIRIGFPGQTFNVVFDTGSANLWVPSQSCSPFSTACFIHNRYDGSKSQTYVENGTGFSIQYASGNIRGFLSEDVVVVGGIPVVQVFAEATSLSAMPFIFAKFDGVLGMGYPNMAIDGITPVFDRIISQHVLEEEVFSVYYSRDPKHTPGGELVLGGRDSNYYTGKFNYVDTRELGKWEVTMKGVSVGTELMFCAEGCTAMIDTGSSYITGPASSVSALMKAIGAQLDESGYNVNCDTVKTLPRVSFHMGGQEYSLTREDYILWQSHLEGDVCTVTFRGLDVPPPAGPIWILGANFIARYYTEFDRRNNRIGFATAV; translated from the exons ATGGCAATGAATTATTGgatgtgtgtaattttgctTTTGACAGTGACTACAAGTCATGCCTTGAGAAG AATCACATTGAAGAAGATGCCTTCGATTAGAGAAACAGTGAGGGACATGGGTGTTTCTGCAGAACAGGTGTTGACTGATCTGAACAACAGGACTATTCCCACACCCCTAACCAACTACCTGGAT ACGCAGTACTTCGGGGAAATCCGTATTGGCTTTCCGGGCCAAACGTTCAACGTTGTGTTTGACACAGGTTCTGCCAACCTGTGGGTACCCTCGCAAAGCTGCTCACCTTTCTCTACTGCCTGTT TTATTCACAACAGGTACGATGGCTCAAAATCCCAGACTTATGTTGAAAACGGAACTGGATTTTCCATCCAGTACGCCTCTGGAAATATCAGGGGATTCCTGAGTGAGGATGTGGTTGTG GTTGGTGGTATTCCTGTTGTACAGGTGTTTGCTGAAGCCACCTCTCTGTCTGCCATGCCCTTCATTTTTGCCAAGTTTGATGGCGTCCTGGGGATGGGTTACCCCAACATGGCCATTGATGGCATCACTCCGGTATTTGACCGCATCATATCTCAGCATGTCCTCGAGGAAGAGGTGTTCTCTGTCTACTATAGCAG GGACCCAAAGCACACTCCAGGTGGAGAGCTGGTTCTTGGCGGCAGAGACTCAAACTACTACACTGGAAAATTTAATTATGTTGACACCAGAGAGCTGGGCAAATGGGAAGTTACCATGAAAGG TGTATCTGTGGGGACGGAGCTGATGTTTTGTGCAGAGGGCTGCACAGCTATGATCGACACGGGTAGCTCCTACATCACAGGTCCGGCCTCCTCTGTGTCTGCGCTGATGAAAGCAATTGGAGCACAGCTGGATGAAAGTGGA TACAACGTCAACTGTGACACTGTCAAGACATTGCCCAGGGTCAGTTTCCACATGGGGGGGCAGGAATACTCACTCACTCGGGAGGATTACATCTTATGG CAGTCACATCTTGAAGGAGATGTCTGCACTGTCACATTTAGGGGCTTGGATGTGCCGCCCCCTGCAGGGCCCATCTGGATTTTGGGAGCCAACTTTATTGCCCGCTACTACACAGAGTTTGACCGCCGCAATAACCGGATTGGGTTTGCTACAGCAGTCTGA
- the csf1b gene encoding macrophage colony-stimulating factor 1b isoform X1: MTILVLTLIQSKAKLQVKCLCVLMFLSFPLTMAEIPGPCRHSITREHLLTARHLMDNQLRSGCSITYTFIERRSLSKCCFVKAALPWILELLTTHFKYHRGSVNDGYVQSLRALILNIYSQKCVPQINEEFEDKPESFEMLYRGSPLEALQKASEVLSIYWELVTTSNAPVDWRCQHEYTETFGSTTELFTESTIQYYTDSYDSKSVTASQRRPVKDLYKLGFIITSICGGLLFIFTLYCLITQKKTHRSSTSSSRDLQDIEMESQ, translated from the exons ATGACCATCCTTGTGTTAACCCTGATTCAGAGCAAAGCTAAG TTGCAGgtcaagtgtctgtgtgtgcttatgtTCCTGAGCTTCCCTCTGACTATGGCTGAGATCCCTGGTCCATGCAGACACTCTATCACTAGGGAGCACCTGCTGACAGCCAGGCATCTG ATGGATAACCAGTTGAGAAGTGGTTGCTCAATAACATACACATTCATAGAGCGGAGAAGTTTg AGCAAATGTTGCTTTGTAAAAGCTGCTTTACCCTGGATCTTGGAGCTCCTCACAACCCATTTCAAATATCATCGGGGGTCAGTCAATGATGGCTATGTTCAGTCCCTAAGAGCGCTCATTCTCAACATCTACTCTCAGAAATGCGTACCACAGATTAACGAAGAGTTtgag GATAAGCCAGAAAGTTTTGAGATGCTCTACAGAGGGTCTCCTTTGGAGGCGCTGCAGAAGGCCTCAGAGGTTCTGTCCATTTACTGGGAGCTGGTGACAACAAGCAATGCACCAGTAGACTGGAGATGCCAGCATGAATACACTGAAACCTTTGGCTCTACTACAGAGCTATTCACAGAGTCGACCATACAATATTACACAG ACAGTTATGATAGTAAGTCAGTGACGGCCTCTCAGAGAAGACCAGTCAAAGACCTGTACAAGCTTGGCTTTATCATCACCTCCATTTGTGGAGGACTGCTGTTCATATTTACTCTCTACTGTCTCATTACACAAAAG aaaactcacAGATCATCCACAAGCTCAAG CAGAGACCTGCAGGACATAGAGATGGAATCACAATAA
- the csf1b gene encoding macrophage colony-stimulating factor 1b isoform X3 yields MTILVLTLIQSKAKVKCLCVLMFLSFPLTMAEIPGPCRHSITREHLLTARHLMDNQLRSGCSITYTFIERRSLSKCCFVKAALPWILELLTTHFKYHRGSVNDGYVQSLRALILNIYSQKCVPQINEEFEDKPESFEMLYRGSPLEALQKASEVLSIYWELVTTSNAPVDWRCQHEYTETFGSTTELFTESTIQYYTDSYDSKSVTASQRRPVKDLYKLGFIITSICGGLLFIFTLYCLITQKKTHRSSTSSSRDLQDIEMESQ; encoded by the exons ATGACCATCCTTGTGTTAACCCTGATTCAGAGCAAAGCTAAG gtcaagtgtctgtgtgtgcttatgtTCCTGAGCTTCCCTCTGACTATGGCTGAGATCCCTGGTCCATGCAGACACTCTATCACTAGGGAGCACCTGCTGACAGCCAGGCATCTG ATGGATAACCAGTTGAGAAGTGGTTGCTCAATAACATACACATTCATAGAGCGGAGAAGTTTg AGCAAATGTTGCTTTGTAAAAGCTGCTTTACCCTGGATCTTGGAGCTCCTCACAACCCATTTCAAATATCATCGGGGGTCAGTCAATGATGGCTATGTTCAGTCCCTAAGAGCGCTCATTCTCAACATCTACTCTCAGAAATGCGTACCACAGATTAACGAAGAGTTtgag GATAAGCCAGAAAGTTTTGAGATGCTCTACAGAGGGTCTCCTTTGGAGGCGCTGCAGAAGGCCTCAGAGGTTCTGTCCATTTACTGGGAGCTGGTGACAACAAGCAATGCACCAGTAGACTGGAGATGCCAGCATGAATACACTGAAACCTTTGGCTCTACTACAGAGCTATTCACAGAGTCGACCATACAATATTACACAG ACAGTTATGATAGTAAGTCAGTGACGGCCTCTCAGAGAAGACCAGTCAAAGACCTGTACAAGCTTGGCTTTATCATCACCTCCATTTGTGGAGGACTGCTGTTCATATTTACTCTCTACTGTCTCATTACACAAAAG aaaactcacAGATCATCCACAAGCTCAAG CAGAGACCTGCAGGACATAGAGATGGAATCACAATAA